One Psychrilyobacter piezotolerans DNA window includes the following coding sequences:
- a CDS encoding P-loop NTPase fold protein, whose product MINDFKRTLSEEAIIGNIFKPKVILVDELDRCRLDFAITVLETIKHMFDINNIIFIF is encoded by the coding sequence ATGATAAATGACTTTAAGAGAACTTTATCAGAAGAAGCTATTATAGGGAATATTTTTAAACCTAAAGTCATCTTAGTCGATGAATTAGATAGATGTAGGCTTGATTTTGCTATTACAGTTTTAGAAACAATAAAACATATGTTTGATATAAATAACATAATATTCATTTTTTAA
- a CDS encoding helix-turn-helix transcriptional regulator: MKYILEKKELALEIRKTLKIKKISQSELARKLEITRSSISITLNNLEDGKAISLNTLLEYSRVLDVSFVVCAK, from the coding sequence TTGAAATATATACTTGAAAAAAAAGAGCTTGCTCTTGAGATTAGAAAGACGTTAAAAATTAAAAAAATATCTCAATCAGAATTGGCAAGGAAGCTAGAGATTACTAGATCTTCTATATCAATAACATTAAATAATTTAGAAGATGGGAAAGCAATATCATTGAACACTTTACTAGAATATTCAAGGGTTTTAGATGTTAGTTTTGTCGTGTGCGCTAAATAA
- a CDS encoding serine/threonine protein kinase has protein sequence MKYIVIDSMKESGQRAVFLVDHEKYGRCILKKLPLSGIERALRECKWQADNESPYFPQNLDFGLDETKTFFYIYEEYIEGNTLEACIETFKNDEGKVINLLLHLIVGLQELWKEGHIHRDIKPANIICTDDLTPIILDLGITKFSGEASLTVGEFVPHTPTYASPEQLNCLRGLITFKTDLFSIGIILLEAYLGKHPFGENLEEIKRNIKNGSYTKPENCSESFSKLIDKLLSKEPFKRFRKSENVIDFIKEHWRDIYENFTPIRS, from the coding sequence ATGAAATATATTGTAATTGATTCAATGAAAGAATCTGGTCAAAGAGCCGTTTTTCTTGTTGACCATGAAAAATATGGAAGATGTATCTTAAAAAAATTACCATTATCTGGAATTGAAAGAGCACTTAGAGAGTGTAAATGGCAAGCCGATAATGAATCACCATACTTCCCCCAAAATTTAGATTTTGGTTTAGATGAAACAAAAACTTTTTTCTATATATATGAAGAATATATAGAAGGGAATACTCTTGAAGCTTGTATAGAAACGTTTAAAAATGATGAAGGTAAAGTGATAAATTTATTATTACATCTGATAGTAGGGTTACAAGAATTATGGAAAGAAGGGCATATTCATAGGGATATCAAACCAGCTAATATAATATGTACAGATGATTTAACTCCTATTATTTTGGATTTAGGTATTACAAAATTCTCAGGTGAAGCTTCTTTAACTGTTGGAGAATTTGTCCCACACACACCTACTTATGCTTCACCTGAGCAACTTAATTGCCTAAGAGGGTTGATCACATTTAAAACAGATTTATTTTCTATAGGAATTATTCTTTTAGAAGCTTATTTAGGAAAACATCCTTTTGGAGAGAACTTAGAAGAAATTAAAAGGAATATTAAAAATGGTTCGTATACTAAACCCGAAAATTGTAGCGAAAGTTTTTCAAAGTTAATAGATAAATTACTTTCTAAAGAACCTTTCAAAAGATTTCGAAAAAGTGAAAATGTAATTGATTTTATAAAAGAACACTGGAGGGATATTTATGAAAATTTTACACCAATTAGGTCATAA
- a CDS encoding tyrosine-type recombinase/integrase, whose product MRMQTLENGQIMVIIRKLEISYIADNQKELTYRSLPFSVELKTALLQYKLLNELCNDNFILAKKIGEAPLTRQGITAQSKKDWLEYLDLKNNINVHRFRHSMTIFLLNNKVNLVQLQKFLGHSDIRNTLIYLKYVDEHFDNAIHTANNEFYK is encoded by the coding sequence ATGAGAATGCAGACATTGGAAAACGGCCAAATAATGGTCATTATTAGAAAATTAGAAATTAGCTATATAGCAGATAACCAAAAAGAATTGACCTATAGATCTCTTCCATTCAGTGTAGAATTAAAGACTGCCTTGCTCCAGTATAAGCTATTAAATGAATTATGCAATGATAATTTTATCTTAGCCAAGAAAATAGGCGAAGCACCTCTTACCAGGCAAGGGATAACTGCTCAGTCGAAAAAAGACTGGTTAGAATATCTGGATCTAAAAAACAATATTAACGTGCATAGGTTCAGACATTCCATGACTATATTCTTGTTAAACAATAAGGTCAATTTAGTCCAGTTACAAAAGTTTTTAGGACATTCAGATATAAGAAATACTTTGATTTATCTAAAATATGTCGATGAACATTTTGACAATGCCATACATACTGCCAACAATGAATTTTACAAATAG
- a CDS encoding helix-turn-helix domain-containing protein: protein MNYNKFLKKKREEVGLSTRGLANKIGVTGSYISMIETGKSKNPPSEKILKKLSEALHMTPSEEKKFFELVDEETLPERVKKKLKALNQIESNLGPSEIEEMINVPVYDSVLAGCNDVFESAPVDYIPLPKSMAEGCVIINVRGDSMEPTLKDGGKVLLKKDVEVEYNELGVFIYEGEALIKRYKCFDGKHFLYSDNPDYPPREVREEDDFKICGKVLWLMAKS, encoded by the coding sequence ATGAATTATAATAAATTTTTAAAGAAAAAACGTGAAGAAGTCGGACTTTCGACCAGAGGACTAGCAAATAAAATAGGTGTAACAGGATCATATATTTCAATGATTGAAACAGGAAAATCTAAAAATCCACCTTCGGAAAAAATATTAAAAAAACTTTCAGAAGCCTTACATATGACTCCTTCTGAAGAAAAAAAGTTTTTCGAACTTGTGGATGAAGAAACATTGCCAGAGAGAGTAAAAAAAAAATTAAAAGCTTTAAATCAAATAGAATCAAATTTGGGACCTAGCGAAATAGAGGAAATGATAAATGTCCCTGTCTACGACTCTGTCTTAGCAGGATGTAATGATGTATTTGAATCTGCCCCTGTAGATTACATCCCTCTTCCTAAAAGTATGGCTGAAGGTTGCGTAATTATCAACGTAAGAGGAGACAGCATGGAACCTACATTAAAAGATGGTGGGAAAGTTCTTCTAAAAAAAGATGTAGAGGTTGAATATAATGAATTAGGTGTATTCATCTACGAGGGAGAAGCATTAATAAAAAGGTATAAATGTTTTGATGGAAAACATTTCTTATATTCAGATAATCCTGATTATCCACCAAGAGAAGTAAGAGAAGAAGATGATTTTAAAATATGTGGAAAAGTTCTTTGGTTAATGGCTAAGTCTTAG
- a CDS encoding recombinase family protein — MKSKKNVGAYVRVSTSMQEENDSLKTQISKIESYCELHDYHLHKIYEDVGSGGDDERESFKELQRDIDNGKIDILLVYETSRISRKSNTMISFISNIIEKNVDFVSISQPDLNTTTSTGRLFFTINAGLAQYEREQISSRVKSSAYERAKKGHWMAGQLPIGYKRDEEKNIIIDEVGARQVKNFFTTFIGNQSLKKTADLFGKPVESMRWILTNPFYIGKYRFGVRKNNLHNKKKQRTGEYILVEGSQEAIINKEMFDKVQLYIKGNRALNKKNIKKSNFILGGLIKCSCMKKMYGNGNYVKKYDRLYRSYQCDNCKKKVDADLIEEQIFERLKEFEQLREINDISIDNVELVKSLEVYKNRKISILKEKDRLLTLLLKELIDESEFTKNREKIGKDLEVVTEEISNLEETIKKKEDGSDENFEILVEVSNNYKNYELIDLRELLRMIIKEIVIKDINNRKDFEYDIILEY, encoded by the coding sequence ATGAAAAGTAAAAAAAATGTAGGAGCCTATGTGAGGGTTTCTACTAGTATGCAGGAAGAAAATGATTCCTTAAAGACTCAAATATCAAAGATAGAATCTTATTGTGAACTTCACGACTATCACCTTCATAAAATTTATGAAGATGTTGGAAGTGGAGGAGACGATGAAAGAGAAAGCTTTAAGGAGTTACAAAGAGATATAGATAATGGAAAAATTGATATATTATTAGTTTATGAAACCTCTAGAATATCGAGAAAAAGTAATACAATGATTTCATTTATTTCAAATATTATAGAAAAAAATGTAGATTTTGTTTCGATCTCTCAACCAGATTTAAATACTACAACTTCCACAGGGAGGTTATTTTTTACAATAAATGCTGGATTAGCTCAATATGAGAGAGAGCAAATATCATCTAGAGTAAAATCTAGTGCATATGAGAGGGCTAAAAAAGGTCATTGGATGGCAGGACAGCTTCCCATAGGATATAAAAGGGATGAAGAAAAAAATATTATTATAGATGAAGTAGGAGCAAGGCAGGTAAAAAATTTCTTTACTACTTTTATAGGAAATCAATCTCTTAAAAAAACGGCTGATTTATTTGGGAAACCCGTAGAAAGTATGAGATGGATCTTAACTAATCCTTTTTATATAGGAAAGTATAGATTTGGTGTTAGAAAAAATAATCTGCACAACAAGAAAAAGCAGAGAACAGGAGAATATATATTAGTAGAAGGTAGCCAAGAAGCTATTATAAATAAAGAGATGTTCGATAAGGTACAACTATATATCAAAGGTAATCGGGCTTTAAATAAAAAAAACATAAAAAAATCTAATTTTATATTAGGAGGGTTAATCAAGTGCAGCTGTATGAAAAAGATGTATGGGAATGGAAACTATGTAAAAAAATATGATAGATTATATAGGAGTTATCAATGTGACAATTGTAAAAAGAAAGTTGATGCAGATCTAATAGAGGAACAGATATTTGAAAGATTGAAAGAATTTGAGCAATTAAGAGAAATAAATGATATATCTATAGACAATGTAGAGTTAGTAAAAAGTTTAGAAGTATACAAAAATAGAAAGATTAGCATATTAAAAGAAAAGGATAGGCTGCTTACACTACTTTTGAAAGAGTTGATAGATGAATCTGAATTTACTAAAAATAGAGAAAAAATAGGTAAAGATTTAGAAGTTGTAACAGAAGAAATATCTAACCTAGAAGAAACAATAAAAAAGAAAGAAGATGGATCAGATGAAAATTTTGAGATATTGGTAGAAGTTTCAAACAACTATAAAAATTATGAACTAATAGATCTGCGAGAACTTTTAAGAATGATCATAAAAGAGATAGTGATAAAAGATATAAATAATAGAAAAGATTTTGAATATGATATAATTTTAGAATACTAA
- a CDS encoding tyrosine-type recombinase/integrase yields the protein MKEDKREILFGNYNFSDKLKQLLSRLKRNSKKTVTPITLKNYKVWINIFFDYVRKAKNGVLQGEDAARIEDMEIVVSGYIKQMEKQSKKASTINHYIGALNRLLDYAKVKEVDVYEEVPEGEEEELYKVARVKEDLNVTLADDRVMENEDYLKLMEAAIGDKRALAIFSFLYDSGARISEALQIRIEDFTVDKRGLEATIQRKGGGTRELDFSNHSIKYLEDYLNSTTRSLDSTGPIFTNKRTGEGLVDKTIHKIIKKYAGLTGLPTSKFFCHSFRKSYARTLYNNGKGLDINELQGALGHKRPSTTQLYLRKSRSDTRERKREQKRKNWIETITKKYIGDKERVEIIKLLADNPKITQKALGEKLGVASSTFNRKYAGFVKEIKNDLDL from the coding sequence ATGAAGGAAGATAAGAGAGAAATTTTATTCGGAAATTACAACTTTAGTGATAAATTAAAACAACTTTTATCCAGGCTGAAGAGAAATTCTAAGAAGACGGTAACACCTATAACTTTAAAAAACTATAAGGTTTGGATAAATATTTTTTTTGACTATGTGAGAAAAGCTAAGAATGGGGTGCTCCAGGGGGAAGATGCAGCCAGGATAGAGGACATGGAAATAGTAGTCAGTGGATACATTAAACAAATGGAAAAACAAAGCAAGAAAGCAAGTACCATTAACCACTATATAGGAGCTTTGAACAGGCTGCTAGACTATGCCAAGGTGAAAGAGGTAGATGTTTACGAGGAAGTGCCAGAGGGAGAGGAAGAAGAACTTTATAAGGTAGCCAGGGTAAAGGAAGATCTCAATGTTACCCTGGCAGATGATAGGGTGATGGAGAATGAGGATTATTTGAAGTTAATGGAGGCAGCGATCGGGGATAAAAGAGCATTGGCCATATTCTCATTTCTCTATGACAGTGGAGCCAGAATCTCAGAGGCCTTACAAATCAGAATAGAAGATTTTACGGTAGATAAAAGAGGGTTAGAGGCAACCATCCAGAGAAAAGGTGGCGGAACTAGAGAACTAGACTTTTCCAATCATTCCATAAAATACCTGGAAGATTACCTCAACTCAACAACTAGATCCTTAGACAGTACAGGGCCAATCTTCACAAACAAGAGGACAGGGGAAGGACTCGTTGATAAGACTATCCACAAGATCATAAAGAAGTATGCAGGGCTCACAGGACTACCTACCTCGAAGTTCTTCTGCCACTCATTTAGAAAGTCTTATGCACGAACTCTATATAATAATGGGAAAGGGCTAGATATTAACGAGCTTCAAGGAGCCCTCGGCCACAAAAGACCAAGCACTACACAATTATACCTGAGGAAGAGTAGATCAGATACTAGAGAGAGAAAGAGGGAGCAAAAGAGGAAAAACTGGATAGAGACCATCACTAAAAAGTATATAGGAGATAAAGAGAGGGTGGAGATAATCAAATTACTAGCAGATAACCCAAAGATAACCCAGAAGGCATTGGGGGAAAAACTAGGTGTCGCAAGTTCAACATTTAATCGGAAATATGCTGGATTTGTGAAAGAGATAAAAAATGACTTAGATCTTTAA
- a CDS encoding ParB/Srx family N-terminal domain-containing protein produces MGKNIVIEIEKIILDSKNPRLQTIYNTKEKTLQELIQTQGEKLYNLALSISKNGLSPIENIAVIPENGKYVVIEGNRRIAAIMILKDPKLLETTDRRLYERILKIKNKTYPKNISAVSFDTVESAAEWISLKHTGENGGAGIVEWKPENKRLFDARVGNEETLSSKVIKCFLETTKFNENFKNRLGRLKWSVLDRVLSDPDMRDFFNIIGKKGSYNVENLNLEKFEKFIYDQVIRNPKADEVRNKNDRIDYIDKILDINPEPTFIKSNIEVKKAKRHNKKDYNFNDENAEIINEKEKKRKQVKEMSASRNRTKLIPLETKLVIKNQKLNSLYKELKKCKLQEYPLLVNCSFRIFLELTLDYYIETNNVPKHKTLLGKLEKVLEDLLKKEYINKNYKKTVYTKASSERSILSIGSLNAVVHSAQILDHGDLKLAWDVYENLFKKIYEKN; encoded by the coding sequence ATGGGGAAAAACATTGTGATAGAAATAGAGAAAATAATTTTGGATTCTAAAAATCCAAGACTTCAGACTATTTATAATACAAAAGAAAAAACTTTACAAGAATTAATCCAAACTCAGGGTGAGAAACTTTATAATTTAGCACTCTCTATTTCAAAGAATGGGCTAAGTCCAATAGAAAATATTGCTGTAATACCTGAAAATGGAAAATATGTAGTAATTGAGGGAAATCGAAGAATAGCTGCTATAATGATTCTTAAAGATCCAAAACTATTAGAAACTACAGATAGAAGATTATATGAAAGAATTTTAAAAATAAAAAATAAAACTTATCCAAAAAATATTTCAGCGGTTTCATTTGATACAGTTGAAAGTGCAGCAGAATGGATTTCTTTAAAACATACAGGAGAAAATGGAGGAGCAGGTATAGTTGAATGGAAGCCTGAAAACAAAAGATTATTTGATGCTAGAGTTGGGAATGAAGAAACTCTAAGTAGTAAAGTAATAAAATGTTTTTTAGAAACAACTAAATTTAATGAAAATTTTAAAAATCGTTTAGGACGTTTGAAATGGTCTGTTTTAGATAGGGTTTTAAGTGATCCTGATATGAGAGATTTTTTTAATATAATAGGAAAAAAAGGTTCATACAATGTTGAAAATTTAAATTTAGAGAAGTTTGAAAAATTTATTTATGATCAAGTAATTCGGAATCCGAAAGCTGATGAAGTTAGAAATAAAAATGATAGAATAGATTATATAGACAAAATTTTAGATATTAATCCGGAGCCAACATTTATAAAAAGTAACATTGAAGTAAAAAAAGCTAAAAGACATAATAAAAAAGATTATAACTTTAATGATGAAAATGCTGAAATTATAAATGAAAAAGAAAAAAAGAGAAAACAAGTTAAAGAAATGTCTGCAAGTCGAAATCGAACTAAATTAATTCCATTAGAAACTAAATTAGTAATAAAAAATCAAAAACTTAATAGTTTATATAAAGAGTTAAAAAAATGTAAATTACAAGAGTATCCCTTGTTAGTAAATTGTTCATTTAGAATTTTTTTAGAATTAACATTAGATTATTATATAGAAACAAATAATGTTCCTAAACATAAAACACTTTTGGGAAAATTAGAAAAAGTACTAGAGGATTTATTAAAAAAAGAGTATATAAATAAAAATTATAAAAAAACAGTTTACACTAAAGCAAGTTCGGAAAGAAGTATACTTTCTATAGGAAGCCTAAATGCTGTTGTGCACAGTGCACAAATTTTAGATCATGGAGACTTAAAATTAGCATGGGATGTTTATGAAAATTTATTTAAAAAAATATATGAAAAGAATTAG
- a CDS encoding PP2C family protein-serine/threonine phosphatase, whose product MILDVRYFSNKGKYRENNQDSLLIETKVVSNDVVKEKKIHIATKNYCFAIADGMGGLKKGKEASETALNILKDKKIKNKNDVKILLKDINIELTKTNLENNEKTGTTLSAISFNSKEAILFNIGDTRIYRFSTEDDKLNLELLTEDHTLAYRAFLEERVSRDMIRAHPQKNILTSCLTNSYNFPNEFFYKKIHYKPNDVFLICSDGIWENFSEEELKHIFSYKRYGNTFRWLKEKKYDIARDNMTAILIKVKASV is encoded by the coding sequence ATGATATTAGACGTTAGATACTTTAGCAATAAAGGGAAATATCGAGAAAATAATCAAGATTCTTTGTTAATTGAAACAAAGGTAGTCTCAAATGATGTTGTTAAGGAAAAAAAAATTCATATAGCCACTAAAAATTATTGTTTTGCCATAGCAGATGGAATGGGGGGGCTAAAAAAAGGCAAAGAAGCAAGTGAAACAGCTTTAAACATTTTAAAAGACAAAAAAATAAAAAATAAAAATGATGTTAAAATATTGTTAAAAGATATCAATATAGAATTAACTAAAACTAATCTAGAAAATAATGAAAAAACAGGAACTACTTTATCAGCAATAAGTTTTAATTCAAAAGAAGCAATTTTATTTAATATTGGGGATACTAGAATATATAGATTTTCTACAGAAGATGACAAATTAAATTTAGAACTATTAACTGAAGATCACACTTTAGCTTATAGAGCTTTTTTAGAAGAAAGAGTTTCTAGAGATATGATTAGAGCACATCCACAAAAAAATATATTAACTAGTTGTTTAACAAATAGTTACAATTTTCCTAATGAATTTTTTTATAAAAAAATTCATTATAAACCAAATGATGTATTTTTAATTTGTAGTGATGGAATTTGGGAAAATTTTTCAGAGGAGGAATTAAAACATATCTTTTCTTATAAACGATATGGAAATACTTTTCGTTGGCTTAAAGAAAAAAAATATGATATAGCCCGTGATAATATGACCGCTATTTTAATAAAAGTTAAGGCTTCTGTTTAA